From the Helianthus annuus cultivar XRQ/B chromosome 17, HanXRQr2.0-SUNRISE, whole genome shotgun sequence genome, the window ACCTTCCCGGAACGCTCTTTAACAAGTCGATGAAGGCGAGAAAAGAGCTAGCTCAGATCTTGGCCAAAATCCTATCTTTAAGAAGAGAATCCAACAGAGAAGACCACAAAGATTTATTGGGTTCATTCATGGAACAAAAAGAAGGACTTTCCGACGAACAAATCGCCGATAACATAATCGGAGTCATATTCGCTGCTAGAGACACCACAGCAAGTGTCATCACATGGATCATCAAATACCTTGCGGAAAATCCAACAGTTTTACAAGCTGTCACTGTAAGTGATCATTGATCATCATTGGTCAATCTTACAATTCATAAAGTTTTGAACTTTAGTTAGTTATGATACATATCTAATTAAGATGAGATTGTTTGACTTTTTAGGAAGAGCAAGAAGGGATAATGAAGGGGAAAGATGACAAAGGTTTGACTTGGGCAGATACCAAGAAGATGCCAATAACTTCAAGAGTTATTCAAGAGACTCTAAGAGTTGCTTCTATCTTATCTTTTACCTTTAGAGAAGCTGTTGAAGATGTTGAATTTGAAGGTGTGTTTAATTGtttaatattctttttttttttaaataattatatatatatttaaagattcaattttttaaaaattttgtttaAAATGGATTTTTCAGGGTACTTAATTCCAAAAGGATGGAAGGTTTTACCACTCTTTAGAAACATTCACCATAGTCCAGAAAATTTTACTGACCCGGAGAAGTTTGACCCGTCGAGATTTGAGGTGGCGCCGAAGCCGAATACATTTATGCCATTTGGCAATGGGGTCCACTCATGTCCAGGGAATGAGCTAGCAAAGCTGGAGATATTAGTGCTCATACATCATTTGACTACAAAGTACAGGTTGGTGAAAGCTACTTAGTTACAATAATGAAAGTATAAAGTATAcaagcagtggcggacccaggatttttggACAATGGGgtccaagaaaaaaaaaaaacacaaaaaaagtaAGAAACAGGTattgaacccatgaccttttGTGTGTAAACAAGGGGTTTTACCACTGCACTAGGCTCAATTTCTTTGTTATGGGGTCCAACTAAACTATTTTATGGGGTCCATAGACAATTTTATATACCGTTTCTACTACTTTTtaaaaaaagattggggtccggggaccccgttcCTCGTAACGTAGGTCCGCCCCTGTATACAAGTAcaagtatgtatatatgtgtgtgtatgtatgtatgctaATATAGAAGTTTGTTGTTATTATGTGCAGGTGGTCAATGGTAGGACCTCAAAATGAAATTCATTATGCCCCATTTGCCCTTCCTCAAAATGGCTTGCCAATAAGACTTTTTTCAAGATAAACAAAATAGTACATTgatttctttaaaagtttaaaTATTTGATCATAATTGGCTAAAATAGTCAAGGGAGTGAGTAAAAGAATGATCATGAAGAGAAGGAAGTTAAGGACAAGTAAGACTCGAAAGTCGAAAGGAAACCAAATTGTACATAAAGAGATTCTTTAACCGGTCGAAGAAGAATATAGAGATAAAGATTTGTGATCGATTGTAGCATATTCATGTCGTAACTTGTTAGCGTGTTTAGGAACAAAAACTAGTAAGTTAGCGAGAGTTATTGACTTTTCTTTTGCATTTGTATGAAGTCCGCAAGGCATTAATAATGATATAATTTTGTTGTTTGGTTTATGGGTTCTTCCAACAATGCGTGTTGAAATATTCATCATATCATCCTTCCTTCGTCTTCCTCATCGCACCTCCATTACCGAACACTGTGAAATAAGTACCGACGTACCATTAAGGAGTAATGAGCAAACAACACCGCCAAAAAGTTGATAAGAAACCCAAATAGATACATGAGTTGATATCCTCAAACACAAGATATATGGCGGGAGTTGGGTGTTGTTTTTCGTGGTTAAAAATGGAGATTTTTAAATGAATTAAAAAGAAATAATTTACGTataaattattttaactttatcTTTTTACACATGAATACCAACAAACTTTACACTTGCAAAAATTTGAATCTACGCCATTTTTGTGGGGGTAAACACATACCACTAGTTCATAGATAGTGGATAGTCTAAATTATGTTAacactaacaaaaaaaaaaatacttgaaAAAAATGTTTAGCTTTTACATGTAAAGTaaaccttttttttaaaaaagatggtAACTTATTTGTTCTTAGAAAAAAGTGGCTTGAtttgaaagaaatatatacaCCTCTAGGGATCATTAAACTGTAGACAAGAACCAAAAATGTATCCAAGTTTGCAACTTATTTTCACATCCTATTTAGCATTAAAACCGGCTCCTTATATTTTATTTCGTATGGTTTAAGGGTAAAATAACAAAATTTTCATGATATAAAATAACTAAAGTtggtaaaaatggtaaaaactataaaaaaagcTAAATTCACGAATATTGTCAAAATTGATCATTAGTTGGTAAGCTTAATGTGAGATGTTGaatataagagcattcacatccattccatcaaATTTTTACCCTATATTACACTAAAAAATActatattttctctctctctttcaattaaataatattttttatacctttatcattacctttttctcTCTCCCCCACTCACAACCGCTTTTAAAATGTATTAAAATATTATAGGAGGTGAACAGTGTTctcccaaatatacagatgaatagtaacattttctctctcctctactcacaaccagtTTTTATACTATTATAACAATCTCACTCACACAAtatgatggattggatgtgaatgctctaagaacTTAGTGTAGCCGATAATGCAATAAACGTTGACCAAAGCTTAGTCAACGTTGGAAATTCACACTTGGTCAGTTTACAAGATAGCAAATCAGGAGGTGCTCTTTCAAGTTGGCCCTCTAAAGCTTCTTTCTGAGCCAACAACAAAAAATACAATACCAAATTACAATGATTTATGAGCTTATATTGTACCTTGAATAACAAACTTCAAAATAAAAAGCAAATAGCGGATTCCGAATGTAGATGCTTTGATTCAAAGACATGTTGTGGAGAATGGTTTATGTAGTTTATGTGGTGAAAGTGGGGAAACGGTGGATCATTTATTGACGTCGTGTCAGTTTGCTTCTCGGGTTTGGCTACACGTGAGTACTTTGTGTCGCATTCCATCGATATATGCTTTTGAAGTACAAGATTTGTGTTCGGTTCATAAGAATCTCCAAATGGAAGCTCGTAAAAAGAAGGAGATACATAGAATTATTGTTACTGCTAGTTGGTGTATTTGGAAGCAGGGGCGAAGCATTGAAGgggtcggggggggggggggggcgcccaaccctccgaacttttcgctcagtagtgttatgtatgtacgtttcgtatagaattttttaggtatatacgttttcgaccacccggttttataataaaataattaggtatatacttttagctccggtgacttccgaccccccggtAGAAATTTTCATGCTTCACCACTGTTTGGAAGGAAAGAAATGAAGCAGTTTTTGCAGGAAAGAAGGCAAATGTGGCTAATGTAATGGAAGACATAAAATCTTTAGTGTACCTTTGGATTAAAAATAGGTCCCCAATTAACAATCTTTCGTGAAAAGATCGGTGTGTTCCTGAATTATAATCCTGTTGGCTTATTTTTTTCTAGCTTCTTGCTAGTTCTGTTTATTGAAAGTcgcattttcaaaaaaaaataaaaaatagttgtATACTGATTTGTGAAATTCTATTTACCTTAAACAACAAACTTCAAGATCCTTAGTACGGATATTAAATGTTTGAACACATCTATATATCATTATATCATGTTGTCTACACAAAACTTAGATATGTATAGGTAAACTATTAATAAAAACGTATGAACATATTAGTTTGATAGTTTTGTATGTATATAACACACACATTAGTAATATGGACCATTTATTAAAAAATTAATCGATTAAGATTTGTTTTACCTTGTATAAACGAGAATTAAGTGTTTTTTTAATGAAGTGAACCCTATAAAACTCTTTTATGTGTCATCGTCTTAATCTAATATTTATACCACTTACCCTCTAAGATATATTCATAAACACCACGTCATAACAAACCACTCTTACCATATTTTACTAAATTTGTAAGAAAATGACAACGACgagatatttttttatataaactagGTGTTGggcaaaatatatataataaggTTTTTTTAAATCCTTCTATCTTACATACTTCTCTCTCTTCGTGTAAATTTCCCTGTTATATGATATTAATATTTaaactatttttttaatatataccctttttcatttttatttaaaaaccaCACATACCATAAATGTATGTCAAGTTGTCAACTACTACAATAATACATATGTATTCATACGTATGCACCTTTAGTCCCATCACCATCCGGTCAACTCTCACTCGTTTGACTTTGTATTAAACAGGATAAACAAATATCGTTGACATTTAATCAAAAAACCTTATATATTACAAATCATGAACTTACAAAACTAACAATATTATTACACTTGTCATGCAATAAATAACGTGCATGGTTGATCTATTCATCTAGTGGTCC encodes:
- the LOC110920974 gene encoding abscisic acid 8'-hydroxylase CYP707A2, which produces MEFITICFSFFVIISFSFFFSSSFRGARRHLPLPPGTLGWPYIGETFQLYSQNPNVFFASKVKKYGSIFKTHVLGCKCVMISSPAAAKLVLVTKSELFKPTFPASKERMLGKQAIFFHQGDYHSKLRRLVLRAFTPESIKNIIPDIESIAVDSLRSLENRLVNTFQEMKTFTFNVALLSIFGKDEVLYREDLKRCYYILEKGYNSMPINLPGTLFNKSMKARKELAQILAKILSLRRESNREDHKDLLGSFMEQKEGLSDEQIADNIIGVIFAARDTTASVITWIIKYLAENPTVLQAVTEEQEGIMKGKDDKGLTWADTKKMPITSRVIQETLRVASILSFTFREAVEDVEFEGYLIPKGWKVLPLFRNIHHSPENFTDPEKFDPSRFEVAPKPNTFMPFGNGVHSCPGNELAKLEILVLIHHLTTKYRWSMVGPQNEIHYAPFALPQNGLPIRLFSR